The following are encoded together in the Planctobacterium marinum genome:
- a CDS encoding WYL domain-containing protein, whose protein sequence is MTNDINNLELLNHGARERLAFIDFSLQYFGHISRAELTERFKTGLAASTRDFATYKDLAPGNLTLNHTDKRYYRCADFVPVFQQDPEAILHQLCQGFGNGISTLVESSEVCLDAVRLIHPNPDIIAGLMRAITNQQAIKCGYVSVSSGETERELVPHAMVNNGHRWHVRAFDRHHQEFRDFVCTRFTTITELEEVSAPYEQSSEDKQWNTMVDLHLIPHPEIGQTQAVEMDYNMVNGELNLKVRAALASYVLRQWQVDCSADHRIKGQGCQLALANPETLIDVENMRLAPGFGIGMS, encoded by the coding sequence ATGACAAACGACATTAACAATCTTGAGTTACTAAATCACGGTGCACGAGAGCGATTGGCTTTCATCGATTTTAGTTTGCAATACTTTGGGCATATCTCGCGTGCCGAACTGACTGAGCGCTTCAAAACCGGACTGGCTGCCAGTACCCGAGATTTTGCCACCTATAAAGATCTGGCTCCCGGCAATTTAACCTTGAATCACACCGATAAGCGCTATTATCGCTGCGCTGATTTTGTACCGGTGTTTCAGCAGGATCCGGAGGCTATTTTGCACCAGCTTTGTCAGGGCTTTGGTAACGGTATTTCAACCTTGGTGGAATCCAGCGAAGTATGCCTGGACGCGGTGCGCTTAATTCATCCAAATCCTGATATTATTGCCGGTTTGATGCGTGCCATTACCAATCAACAAGCTATTAAGTGCGGTTATGTCTCGGTTTCTTCAGGCGAAACAGAACGGGAGTTAGTACCTCATGCAATGGTGAATAATGGTCATCGTTGGCATGTTCGCGCCTTTGATCGCCATCATCAAGAGTTTCGCGATTTTGTCTGCACGCGTTTTACCACCATTACAGAACTGGAAGAAGTGAGTGCGCCTTACGAGCAAAGCAGTGAAGATAAACAGTGGAATACCATGGTGGATTTGCATTTGATTCCGCATCCTGAAATCGGTCAGACGCAAGCGGTAGAAATGGACTATAACATGGTGAATGGCGAGCTGAACCTGAAGGTAAGAGCGGCACTGGCAAGTTACGTGCTAAGACAATGGCAAGTGGATTGCTCCGCAGATCACCGAATAAAAGGGCAGGGCTGTCAACTGGCTTTGGCTAACCCTGAAACGCTGATTGATGTGGAAAATATGCGATTGGCGCCCGGATTTGGCATTGGAATGTCGTGA
- a CDS encoding histone deacetylase family protein, which translates to MSQLVFHPIYSQLNLPVKHRFPIEKYQGIYDELRRCGVPAQQFVEPQPVAIEALKQVYEPSYVDSITSGELDAKAMRRIGFPWSQQLLQRTLTAVGGTLLCADLALQKGVALNLTGGYHHAFANFGSGFCIFNDLYLAALQMLQQPGIDKVLIFDCDVHQGDGTAKLAQNQANVFTVSLHAEKNFPYRKQHSDMDFPLPKGMSDDAYLEVVDEALHLAFSQFKPDAVIYDAGVDIHQDDDLGHLDISTHGVFKRDRLVKGYCEQAGVPVAAVIGGGYQRDIKALVQVHLQLFRAFGVVQ; encoded by the coding sequence ATGAGTCAACTGGTTTTTCATCCAATATATAGCCAACTAAATCTCCCTGTTAAGCACCGCTTTCCCATTGAAAAATATCAAGGGATTTACGATGAGTTGCGCCGATGTGGGGTACCAGCGCAACAGTTTGTAGAGCCTCAACCTGTGGCCATTGAGGCATTAAAGCAAGTGTATGAACCCAGCTATGTAGATAGTATTACCTCTGGAGAGTTAGATGCCAAAGCCATGCGGCGTATTGGTTTTCCCTGGTCGCAACAGTTGCTGCAAAGAACGCTTACGGCGGTTGGTGGTACGCTATTGTGTGCTGATTTAGCCTTGCAAAAGGGCGTTGCTTTGAACTTAACCGGCGGTTATCACCATGCGTTTGCTAATTTTGGTTCCGGGTTTTGCATCTTCAATGATTTGTATCTGGCGGCTTTGCAGATGTTACAGCAGCCCGGCATCGATAAGGTGTTAATTTTCGACTGTGATGTCCATCAAGGGGATGGCACGGCAAAGCTCGCGCAAAATCAAGCCAATGTCTTTACCGTATCTTTGCACGCTGAGAAGAACTTTCCCTATCGAAAACAGCACTCTGATATGGATTTTCCTTTACCTAAAGGTATGTCTGATGACGCCTATCTGGAAGTGGTGGACGAAGCTTTACACCTGGCTTTTTCACAATTTAAACCCGATGCGGTGATTTACGACGCTGGAGTCGACATTCATCAGGATGACGATTTGGGGCATCTCGATATCTCCACCCATGGTGTATTTAAGCGGGACAGACTGGTAAAGGGTTATTGTGAGCAAGCCGGTGTGCCCGTCGCCGCTGTGATTGGTGGTGGATATCAGCGGGATATTAAAGCCTTGGTGCAGGTACATTTACAGTTGTTCAGAGCGTTTGGCGTAGTGCAATAG
- a CDS encoding efflux RND transporter periplasmic adaptor subunit, whose translation MDKIRSKPTASLKRRLLPAVAITLVGFVSYIAWSMSSEHSYSARLANLSIGSVEQGELSISVKGTGLLVPQHVRWVAANVSGRVDAIYRKPGAELKAGDVILRLSNPELVQDVEELKWELEAEAAQNRALEVDLASRVLDQEAQVLAAEMDYESARIKLEAEKSLLDEGNATVSKIDYQRSQLATRQFLNRWKIEQQRLEQLKENKTAQLAAAAARLNRLHKIMTRAEEQVQSLTVKAPDDGVLQALPLEPGQQVLLGNNMAKIADQDALIAELLIAERRIRDVRPGQLVTIDTRQSQINGTVIRVDPAVLDGTVQVDVAFTDALPEEARPDLSVDGTIYTAKLAQTLHVGRPYLAQNSGSSAIFKLSPDQRSAEKITVQFGIGSSEHIQVLSGLQPGDQIILSDSSQYQHLNQIRIQ comes from the coding sequence GTGGACAAAATTCGCAGCAAACCAACTGCTTCATTGAAGAGACGACTATTACCTGCCGTAGCAATCACTTTGGTGGGATTTGTTTCTTATATCGCGTGGTCAATGTCTTCCGAGCACAGCTATTCTGCGCGACTTGCGAATTTGAGTATTGGCAGTGTTGAGCAAGGCGAACTGAGTATTTCAGTGAAAGGTACGGGGCTACTGGTTCCGCAACATGTCCGTTGGGTAGCTGCCAATGTTTCCGGTCGCGTTGATGCTATCTATCGCAAGCCCGGCGCAGAGCTCAAAGCAGGTGATGTGATCCTGCGACTCAGCAATCCAGAGCTGGTACAAGATGTTGAAGAGCTGAAATGGGAGTTAGAGGCCGAGGCGGCTCAGAACCGCGCGCTTGAGGTTGACCTGGCTTCACGCGTATTGGACCAGGAAGCTCAAGTACTGGCGGCGGAAATGGATTACGAAAGTGCCCGCATTAAGCTCGAGGCGGAAAAGAGCTTGTTGGATGAAGGCAATGCCACCGTTTCGAAAATCGATTACCAACGCTCACAGCTGGCAACGCGACAATTTCTCAATCGCTGGAAAATAGAACAACAACGCCTGGAGCAGCTAAAAGAAAATAAAACTGCGCAACTGGCAGCTGCCGCTGCACGCCTGAATCGCTTGCATAAAATTATGACTCGCGCCGAAGAGCAGGTTCAATCACTCACGGTTAAAGCGCCAGATGATGGCGTATTGCAGGCTTTGCCATTAGAGCCCGGCCAACAAGTACTGTTGGGCAACAATATGGCAAAGATTGCCGATCAGGATGCGTTAATTGCGGAGTTATTAATTGCCGAGAGACGTATTCGCGACGTCAGGCCTGGTCAGCTTGTGACTATTGATACCCGACAGTCACAAATAAACGGCACCGTGATCCGGGTAGATCCGGCGGTACTTGACGGTACAGTCCAGGTGGATGTGGCCTTCACCGACGCCTTGCCAGAAGAAGCCAGACCTGACCTTTCCGTAGACGGCACTATTTATACCGCGAAGCTAGCACAAACACTACATGTGGGCAGACCCTACCTTGCACAAAACAGCGGCAGTAGCGCCATTTTTAAGTTGAGCCCTGACCAGCGCAGCGCAGAAAAAATCACAGTACAATTCGGTATCGGCTCCAGTGAACACATTCAGGTGCTATCCGGATTACAGCCCGGCGATCAAATCATTTTGTCTGATAGCAGCCAGTATCAACATTTAAACCAAATCCGTATTCAATAG
- a CDS encoding ABC transporter ATP-binding protein, protein MNHPLITLSNIKKVFFTDEIETHAISDLSLRINQGEYVSISGPSGCGKSTLLSILGLLDTATDGQYTLNEQQVVKLTKNQRAKIRNREIGFIFQSFNLISDLSVAENVELPLTYRDDLDTSTRKKMVQEALEKVDMSHRAKHFPAQLSGGQQQRVAIARAIAGSPSIILADEPTGNLDSKNAEIVMNLLDNLHQQGATICIVTHDPRSAEQAQRRIEMYDGKVVDDKITHSKQPTAA, encoded by the coding sequence ATGAATCATCCACTTATTACACTCAGCAATATCAAAAAAGTCTTCTTTACCGACGAAATAGAAACTCATGCCATCAGTGACTTGTCACTGCGTATCAATCAGGGTGAATATGTTTCTATTTCAGGACCATCCGGGTGCGGTAAATCCACTTTATTGTCGATTTTAGGATTATTGGACACGGCCACCGACGGCCAATACACGCTGAACGAGCAACAAGTGGTTAAACTCACTAAGAATCAAAGAGCCAAAATTCGCAATCGTGAAATCGGTTTTATTTTTCAATCCTTCAATTTGATTTCGGATTTGTCCGTGGCTGAAAACGTGGAGTTGCCATTAACCTATCGCGACGACTTAGACACCAGCACCCGCAAGAAAATGGTTCAGGAAGCACTGGAAAAAGTAGATATGAGTCACAGAGCGAAGCACTTCCCTGCACAACTGTCTGGTGGCCAGCAACAACGAGTAGCGATCGCCCGTGCAATTGCGGGTAGCCCCAGCATTATTCTGGCGGACGAACCCACCGGTAACCTCGACTCCAAAAATGCGGAAATCGTGATGAACCTGTTGGACAACCTGCATCAACAGGGGGCCACCATTTGCATCGTTACTCACGACCCTCGTTCCGCCGAGCAAGCACAACGTCGTATTGAGATGTACGACGGCAAAGTTGTCGATGACAAAATCACGCACTCCAAACAACCCACTGCTGCATAG
- a CDS encoding ABC transporter permease has protein sequence MNLLHDLKYAARLMLKNPGFSALTILVMTIGLSICMYNYSFIHGVMLKDLPFEKGDRMYVINTVQNGTEYNGGSVYVADYLVMKEQLQGLEMSGAYYYNNVNVSGTGRAVRYRSIVTEANVFDFTSVPAMTGRVLNDQDTIPGANPVAVISYDLWQNFYGAKSNVLDSKIDIDGHAHQVIGVMPAGYKFPDAADIWTPMQLQMSDVKRGEGPALEVFIIPDEDTPISQINAQLDNISQRLAQDFPETNSGRGAMAKTYRIATMGNGAMIIISVLLTAVGFILVLACTNVGNLLLVRANERAKETAVRVALGAPRWRLISQMMWESLLVCLISGVFSVLLAAWGLEISQGIMAGVYNGPLPFYWTFEIDSHILLMSLLIVLATAILSGLVPALKISNGDFNSWLKDGTRGAQGKKAGKASSILVTMEIALSCCLLTIAAIMAVGANIVTKADYGVDYQNKYYARIELAEMAYPEDGDILQFYRNFIEDMLAQPEIADASLAGNVPGRYTGFTGIFIEGMDAAKVSEYPRANATSMMPGMLEQLHVAPLAGRLFDASDNDRAQRVAVVTDTFAMQHYGSIENALDKRYRFASDDAKTWYTIIGVVPHMIFGQPYAGFKERPAVLTSALQDTQRYMAVIATPSGTLSASDLGPVVQRALFSQDQQMAVYRESTYAAEIKQNTAGMLFLADIFKLMALAAVALAASGIYGVMSNAIEQKTHEFGVRRALGATDESVVRLVMRKATMQLLIGALIGSPLAWLIGNQMVSQFATNSIWIDVMYGAMPLLIGVIVLISAWFPARKAVKFEPSAALRYE, from the coding sequence ATGAATTTATTACACGACTTAAAGTATGCTGCTCGATTGATGTTAAAAAACCCGGGGTTTTCCGCACTCACCATTTTAGTGATGACCATTGGATTGAGTATTTGCATGTACAACTACTCCTTTATCCATGGCGTCATGCTCAAAGACTTGCCCTTTGAAAAAGGGGACAGAATGTATGTTATCAATACCGTGCAAAACGGTACGGAATACAATGGCGGTAGTGTCTACGTTGCTGATTACCTGGTGATGAAAGAGCAGCTACAAGGTCTCGAAATGAGTGGCGCTTATTATTACAACAATGTCAATGTCAGCGGTACAGGACGCGCAGTTCGCTACCGTTCCATTGTTACTGAAGCTAACGTGTTTGATTTTACCAGCGTGCCCGCGATGACTGGACGGGTCCTGAATGACCAGGACACCATTCCGGGTGCTAATCCGGTAGCGGTTATTAGTTACGACCTGTGGCAAAACTTCTATGGTGCTAAAAGCAATGTATTAGACAGCAAAATCGACATCGATGGTCATGCCCATCAAGTGATTGGCGTGATGCCTGCTGGTTATAAATTCCCGGATGCGGCTGATATCTGGACGCCAATGCAACTGCAAATGTCTGATGTAAAACGCGGTGAAGGCCCGGCCTTGGAAGTATTTATTATTCCTGATGAAGACACCCCCATCTCTCAGATTAACGCCCAGCTAGACAATATCTCTCAACGTCTGGCGCAGGACTTCCCGGAAACGAATTCAGGACGTGGCGCAATGGCGAAAACCTACAGAATTGCCACTATGGGTAACGGTGCCATGATCATCATCTCAGTATTGCTTACCGCAGTCGGATTTATTCTGGTTTTGGCCTGCACCAATGTGGGTAATTTACTCCTGGTTCGCGCTAACGAGCGCGCCAAAGAAACCGCTGTTAGAGTTGCCTTGGGCGCACCGCGCTGGCGGTTAATCTCGCAAATGATGTGGGAGAGCTTGCTTGTATGTTTGATTAGTGGTGTCTTTTCCGTATTGCTGGCAGCCTGGGGACTGGAGATCAGTCAAGGCATCATGGCCGGTGTTTACAATGGTCCGTTGCCCTTTTATTGGACCTTCGAAATCGACAGCCATATTTTGTTGATGTCGCTACTCATCGTTCTGGCCACAGCCATACTCTCTGGTTTAGTACCAGCACTTAAGATCAGTAATGGTGATTTTAACAGCTGGCTGAAAGACGGTACGCGTGGCGCACAAGGCAAAAAAGCCGGTAAAGCCAGCAGTATTTTGGTCACCATGGAGATAGCCTTGTCTTGCTGCTTACTTACCATTGCTGCCATCATGGCAGTAGGTGCTAACATCGTAACCAAGGCTGATTATGGCGTTGACTACCAAAACAAGTACTATGCCCGCATCGAATTAGCTGAGATGGCTTATCCCGAAGATGGCGATATATTGCAGTTTTACCGCAATTTTATTGAAGACATGTTGGCCCAACCGGAAATTGCTGATGCCTCACTGGCGGGCAACGTACCGGGCAGATACACCGGATTTACCGGGATTTTTATCGAGGGTATGGACGCCGCCAAGGTTAGTGAATACCCCCGAGCTAATGCTACCAGTATGATGCCAGGTATGTTGGAGCAACTGCACGTTGCTCCCCTTGCAGGTAGATTGTTTGACGCCTCTGACAACGACAGGGCGCAACGAGTTGCCGTGGTAACAGATACCTTCGCCATGCAACATTATGGCAGTATTGAGAATGCCCTGGACAAACGCTATCGCTTTGCCTCTGACGATGCGAAAACCTGGTACACCATTATTGGCGTGGTTCCGCATATGATCTTTGGACAACCTTATGCAGGCTTTAAAGAACGCCCGGCGGTGTTAACCTCCGCATTGCAAGACACCCAGCGCTATATGGCGGTCATTGCCACACCATCGGGTACGCTTAGTGCCAGCGACCTGGGTCCGGTAGTGCAAAGAGCCTTGTTCAGTCAAGATCAACAAATGGCGGTATATCGCGAGTCGACTTACGCTGCCGAAATCAAGCAAAACACCGCTGGCATGTTGTTTTTAGCGGACATCTTCAAGTTGATGGCGTTGGCGGCTGTAGCGCTAGCAGCAAGTGGCATCTATGGCGTAATGTCAAATGCCATTGAACAAAAAACTCATGAGTTTGGAGTACGTCGCGCCCTGGGGGCCACTGATGAGTCAGTAGTCAGGTTAGTGATGAGAAAAGCAACTATGCAATTATTGATCGGTGCGCTAATTGGTTCACCGCTGGCTTGGCTCATTGGTAATCAAATGGTTAGCCAGTTCGCCACCAACTCCATCTGGATTGATGTGATGTACGGGGCCATGCCACTGCTTATTGGTGTGATCGTGCTGATTTCCGCTTGGTTTCCTGCCAGAAAAGCAGTTAAATTTGAGCCCAGCGCTGCTTTGCGCTATGAATAA
- a CDS encoding sigma-54-dependent transcriptional regulator, translating into MENLNLAGATISVCDDDPVVVTTLRLVLEKQGFKVLSSTSPGELLHQLQHQDIALILMDMNFQSDTTSGKDGIALLESIRERDTETPVVIMTGWASVELAVSSMQKGANDFIQKPWENTRLLSIINTQLKLAQSHHQTRSLQQENKILRAELSGYDSEGMVIHSKTMQQFVKKLEQVARTDSNLLLTGENGTGKSMFAHWVHEHSNRNKQRFVEVNMGAITEALFESEMFGHKKGAFTDAKAEHIGRFELANRGTLFLDEIANLPLSQQAKLLRVLESQQFEKVGSTLTQKSDVRVISATNAVVEDLIQQELFRSDLFYRLNTVQLQVPPLRNRSEDIIPLAQHFVLKFAARYKKAVVQVDHKAQLSLQEYHWPGNVRELSHVIERAVIFAESETLQNNDLTLPDTPLSVIESEQLNQKQDTEMATMAEIEQQTLQQRLAAFSGNATEAARSLGLSRSAFYRRLDKYKD; encoded by the coding sequence ATGGAAAATTTAAACCTGGCTGGCGCTACCATTTCAGTGTGCGACGATGATCCCGTGGTTGTCACCACCCTGCGACTGGTATTAGAAAAACAAGGATTTAAGGTGCTCAGTTCAACAAGCCCGGGAGAGTTACTGCATCAACTGCAGCATCAGGATATCGCCTTGATCTTGATGGATATGAACTTTCAATCTGATACCACTTCGGGCAAAGATGGCATCGCCCTACTGGAATCCATCAGGGAAAGGGACACGGAAACACCTGTAGTGATCATGACTGGGTGGGCCAGTGTTGAGCTCGCTGTATCTAGTATGCAAAAAGGGGCGAATGATTTCATTCAGAAGCCGTGGGAAAACACCCGTCTGTTATCCATCATTAACACGCAACTAAAACTCGCCCAGAGTCACCATCAAACCCGCTCGCTGCAACAAGAGAACAAAATACTCAGAGCGGAGTTATCCGGTTACGACAGCGAAGGAATGGTCATTCATTCGAAAACCATGCAGCAATTTGTTAAGAAGCTGGAGCAGGTGGCCAGAACCGATTCGAATCTTCTGCTGACTGGCGAAAATGGCACCGGAAAAAGCATGTTTGCCCATTGGGTTCATGAGCACTCCAATCGCAATAAGCAACGCTTCGTTGAAGTCAATATGGGTGCCATCACCGAGGCGTTATTCGAAAGCGAGATGTTTGGCCATAAAAAAGGCGCCTTTACCGACGCCAAAGCAGAACACATAGGTCGCTTTGAACTGGCCAATCGGGGTACCTTATTTTTAGATGAAATTGCCAATCTACCGCTGTCACAACAAGCGAAACTACTGCGAGTTCTGGAGTCGCAACAATTTGAAAAAGTGGGCAGTACCCTGACGCAAAAAAGTGATGTACGCGTCATAAGTGCCACTAACGCAGTCGTTGAAGATCTCATTCAACAGGAGCTATTTCGCAGCGATTTGTTTTACCGACTCAACACCGTACAATTGCAAGTACCACCATTGCGCAACCGCAGTGAAGACATAATACCCCTTGCTCAACATTTTGTTTTGAAATTTGCAGCCAGGTACAAAAAAGCGGTTGTGCAAGTGGATCATAAGGCGCAGCTCTCATTGCAAGAATACCACTGGCCGGGAAATGTCAGGGAATTGTCTCATGTGATAGAACGCGCGGTTATTTTTGCAGAATCAGAAACTTTGCAAAACAATGACTTAACCTTGCCAGACACACCGCTTTCGGTTATCGAATCTGAGCAGCTAAATCAAAAACAGGATACGGAAATGGCGACGATGGCGGAAATTGAGCAGCAAACGTTACAGCAGCGCTTAGCCGCCTTCTCAGGCAATGCTACCGAGGCTGCCCGTTCATTGGGATTGAGTCGCAGCGCCTTTTATCGCAGACTGGACAAATACAAGGATTAA
- a CDS encoding sensor histidine kinase: MKTPHFNFEQKLFSLVAGIGLLITIVATIAMWQAQTSIYLMSLVVIIMLSLVLMSSCWIKHQVTTQFYTLANLLEAVSEGDYSLRGKQARKTGALAELTRQINRLSDTLTVQRHEVKESQLLLSKIISHIDVAVFAWNEQGLISLVNPAACALCKQPESELLNSEVKAIVPGSFLTARGGVLEHDFAGKQGKFHVFSDHFMEQNHRHTLLFINHVEALLRAEELKAWKNLIRVLSHEINNSLVPIQSLSELMLQEQVVQDNPSLKESTEIVSERARSLSTFIAAYKRLTHTPKPKLQALSIAEQLRKVTLLFPEQEFSIQCQLESPVQADAILLQQLLINLVKNAIEAQCIANVETAIEIKAAINSDIANIIIRDHGNGINNPENLFVPFYSTKADGSGIGLALSRQIIEAHHGQLKLQNHPEGGCEARLSLPAFLSL, translated from the coding sequence TTGAAGACTCCGCATTTCAATTTCGAACAGAAACTATTTAGCCTGGTTGCAGGAATTGGCCTGTTAATAACAATTGTGGCAACGATTGCCATGTGGCAGGCACAGACCTCCATTTATCTTATGAGTCTGGTTGTCATCATAATGCTCAGTCTGGTGTTAATGAGCAGTTGCTGGATCAAACATCAAGTTACTACGCAATTTTATACCCTCGCCAACCTGCTGGAGGCCGTTTCTGAAGGCGATTATAGCCTGCGCGGAAAACAGGCAAGAAAAACCGGCGCGTTGGCGGAGCTGACTCGGCAAATCAATAGACTTTCCGATACGCTGACAGTGCAGCGCCACGAGGTCAAAGAAAGCCAGCTTTTATTGAGTAAAATAATCTCCCATATTGATGTAGCGGTATTTGCCTGGAATGAGCAAGGTCTTATCTCGCTGGTAAATCCAGCAGCCTGTGCTCTGTGTAAACAGCCCGAAAGCGAACTTTTAAACAGCGAAGTTAAGGCCATTGTGCCGGGCTCATTCCTGACGGCGAGAGGTGGTGTGTTAGAACATGACTTTGCTGGCAAACAAGGTAAGTTTCATGTTTTCAGCGATCATTTCATGGAACAAAATCATCGTCATACACTGCTTTTCATCAATCATGTGGAAGCGTTATTACGGGCCGAAGAACTCAAAGCCTGGAAAAATCTGATAAGAGTATTGAGTCATGAAATTAATAATTCCCTGGTTCCCATTCAATCACTCAGTGAACTAATGCTGCAAGAACAAGTGGTTCAGGACAATCCATCTTTAAAAGAGTCCACCGAAATTGTCTCCGAACGAGCTCGCAGTCTTTCGACATTCATTGCCGCTTATAAGCGTTTAACTCATACCCCAAAACCCAAATTACAGGCATTGTCCATAGCGGAACAACTGCGCAAAGTAACGCTGTTATTTCCGGAGCAGGAGTTTTCAATCCAATGTCAGTTAGAAAGCCCTGTGCAAGCGGATGCCATATTGTTGCAACAGCTACTGATAAACCTGGTAAAAAATGCCATTGAAGCGCAATGCATTGCCAATGTCGAAACAGCCATTGAAATCAAAGCTGCCATAAACAGCGATATAGCGAATATCATCATTCGTGACCATGGTAATGGCATCAATAACCCTGAAAACCTGTTTGTGCCTTTCTACAGCACCAAAGCTGACGGCTCAGGTATTGGCCTTGCTTTGAGTCGTCAGATTATCGAAGCCCATCACGGCCAGCTCAAACTGCAAAATCACCCCGAAGGCGGCTGTGAAGCCAGGCTCAGCCTGCCTGCGTTTCTCTCTTTGTAA
- a CDS encoding TetR/AcrR family transcriptional regulator, producing MARPRSFCEQQVINAAMNAFWQHGYEATSMCDLENATGLKRISIYNAFGDKEGMFLAALDMYHEQGKQLFQKDVPNAGLDGIEMLFDKISSKSECDSPNHCGCLMVNALLDINKSSPAIKDRLLRFKTQVEQAFHKALENAREQQVIYADNDIIDKRAKYLCGCLWGAIATIRIEQDPTASRAMVAIIKETIAQWRNPS from the coding sequence TTGGCCAGACCGCGCAGCTTTTGCGAACAACAAGTCATTAATGCCGCGATGAATGCATTTTGGCAGCATGGCTATGAAGCAACCTCTATGTGTGACCTGGAGAATGCCACAGGACTCAAGCGTATCAGTATCTACAATGCATTTGGCGATAAAGAGGGTATGTTCCTTGCCGCATTAGATATGTATCACGAGCAAGGTAAACAGCTTTTTCAAAAGGATGTCCCCAACGCCGGACTGGATGGCATTGAAATGCTATTTGACAAAATCAGCAGCAAAAGTGAGTGCGACAGTCCAAATCATTGCGGTTGTCTGATGGTCAACGCATTGTTGGATATCAACAAATCGAGTCCAGCTATAAAAGACAGACTGTTACGTTTCAAAACTCAGGTAGAGCAAGCCTTCCACAAAGCATTAGAAAATGCCCGAGAGCAACAAGTCATCTATGCTGACAACGATATTATCGACAAACGAGCGAAGTATCTGTGTGGCTGCCTATGGGGAGCAATCGCCACTATCAGAATTGAGCAAGACCCAACGGCGTCTCGTGCCATGGTAGCAATCATCAAGGAAACCATAGCTCAGTGGCGGAATCCGAGCTGA
- a CDS encoding MBL fold metallo-hydrolase — protein sequence MPAVKFWGTRGSIPVAPNARDIRSRLEQVLIKAVDAGVATYDDITPFLDSLPFPDVSSFGGNTSCVEIDDGAGDYLLCDMGSGLREFGGYYLKNEALQRSKTFHIFMSHLHWDHIMGFPFFTPAYLPGHTIKIYGCHSVLEQAIKAQHGSPGFPVNFDNLAANIEFHVFNPGQTVQVNGYEVEALLQLHEGDSYGYRFNKAGKSIVYSTDSEHKVEDQKELDRFVQFIKDADLVVFDAMYSLLESVTLKEDWGHSSNLMGVELCLRAKAKKLCLFHHDPIHNDDEIFQNLEEAQSFLSLITPENQQSLDIVAAWDGLEITL from the coding sequence ATGCCGGCAGTGAAGTTTTGGGGAACTCGTGGTTCCATTCCTGTGGCACCCAATGCGCGCGATATTAGATCAAGATTGGAGCAGGTGTTAATAAAAGCGGTGGATGCGGGCGTTGCGACTTACGACGATATCACGCCATTTTTGGATAGTTTGCCATTCCCAGATGTATCCAGTTTCGGTGGCAATACCAGTTGTGTTGAGATTGATGATGGCGCCGGAGACTATCTGCTGTGCGATATGGGCTCAGGTCTGAGAGAATTCGGTGGTTATTACCTCAAAAACGAGGCGCTGCAACGCAGCAAAACATTCCATATATTTATGTCTCATTTGCACTGGGACCACATCATGGGTTTTCCCTTTTTTACACCAGCATATCTGCCGGGACACACAATAAAGATTTATGGCTGTCATAGTGTCTTGGAGCAAGCCATAAAGGCGCAACACGGCTCACCTGGATTTCCTGTTAATTTTGACAACTTAGCGGCCAATATCGAGTTTCACGTGTTTAATCCGGGGCAAACAGTACAGGTTAACGGTTATGAAGTTGAGGCGCTTTTGCAACTTCATGAAGGCGATTCTTACGGTTATCGCTTCAATAAAGCGGGAAAGAGCATTGTCTATTCTACCGATTCGGAACACAAAGTTGAGGATCAGAAAGAGCTTGATCGTTTTGTGCAGTTTATTAAAGACGCGGATTTAGTGGTTTTTGACGCCATGTACAGTTTATTGGAATCAGTCACCTTGAAAGAAGATTGGGGACATTCCAGTAACTTAATGGGAGTGGAGCTTTGTTTGAGGGCAAAGGCGAAAAAACTGTGCTTGTTTCATCACGATCCTATTCACAATGATGATGAGATTTTTCAGAACCTGGAAGAGGCTCAAAGCTTTTTATCCCTGATAACCCCGGAAAATCAGCAATCGCTTGATATTGTCGCGGCTTGGGATGGCCTGGAGATCACCCTGTAG